The following proteins come from a genomic window of Longimicrobiaceae bacterium:
- a CDS encoding acyl carrier protein produces the protein AGPGERTEMLEAHVAAEVARVLGLGGELPDPRQGFFDQGMDSLMAVELRGRLQAALGRTLPTSTVFNYPTVHSLARFLAEGLPGAGEPRDGGPAPGVEPAVDDLGNLSDDQLLALLAGELENGD, from the coding sequence CCGCGGGACCGGGCGAGCGGACGGAGATGCTGGAGGCGCACGTGGCCGCCGAGGTGGCCCGCGTCCTGGGGCTCGGCGGCGAGCTCCCCGACCCGCGGCAGGGCTTCTTCGACCAGGGGATGGACTCCCTCATGGCGGTGGAGCTGCGGGGGCGGCTGCAGGCGGCGCTGGGGCGGACTCTCCCCACCTCCACCGTGTTCAACTACCCCACCGTGCACTCCCTCGCCCGCTTCCTGGCGGAGGGGCTCCCCGGCGCCGGGGAGCCGCGTGACGGCGGCCCCGCGCCCGGCGTGGAGCCCGCGGTGGACGACCTCGGCAACCTGTCCGACGACCAGCTCCTGGCGCTGCTCGCGGGCGAACTGGAGAACGGCGACTGA